In Ciconia boyciana chromosome 1, ASM3463844v1, whole genome shotgun sequence, the genomic stretch ACCTAAagtccccttctcctcccagtgTAACTATTGGGGTGCAGCAGCCGTGTGGTGCGGCGGTGATAGGGTGCCAGTAAtagggagcagcagcagtggggtgCAATGGCAATGGGGTGCAATAGCCGTGGGGTGCAATACCGACTGGGCGCAGTGCTGACGGGGTGCAACACTGATGAGGTGCGGCAGCTGTGGGGCGCAGCAGCAATGGGTGTAAATTGCTGTGGGGTTCAATGGGTCTGTTACTGACGGGGtgcagcagcgcaggggggCGATACCAATGGGgtgccagggctgtggggcGCCGCACCCGTACGATGCAACGGCCGTGGGGTGCAGCAGCAAGGCGGTGCGGTACCGGCGGGGTCGGTGGCCGTGGGGcgcagcggggctgggtgcaatgccgcgccccgccgggccgggcgggagggaggcgggCGGTCAGGTGATGCGGGCGGTATCAtgtgagcggggccgggccggggcggggagagACGCTCGGtgctccggcggcggcggggacgaTGGGGCCGGTGGTGCTGAGCgggctggccctggccctggcgCTGCCCGCCCTGGCCCTGGAGAACGGGCTGGCGCTCACCCCCCCCATGGGCTGGCTGGCCTGGGAGAGGTTCCGCTGCAACGTGGACTGCCGGGCGGACCCCCGCAACTGCATCAGGTcagcggggcggggagcggaggggggaggccccccccccgccccggggctccctGCCAAGGAGGGGCTCGGCATCCCCCCCTCGCTGCAAGGAGGAGCGGGCCTGCGTGTCCCCTGCCCGAGGGAACCAGCTCGGAAAGGCCGGGCTGGTGTCTGGGGTCTGCCCCGGGAGGGTGCATGGGTGGACGGGGCgatggcagggcaggggagggcggATGGACGGGTCGGGTCGGGCACCAGGCCCGGGATGGCTCTGGCAccctctgtgtccctggggcgAGCCCTGCAGCAGCGGGATCTCGAGGAGCATGGTGCGTGGGAGGCAGGGGGCTTgggcccccccggggctggggttGGAGAGCCCCCGGCGCTGAAGGAGGTGGCCGGGCTTTGCGGGTGTTGGGGAAACGCTTCCCCTAGGTGAGATCAACGAACGGGACATGGATGGGGTTTAAATGGGAACCCATATGGTCCAGGCCAGCCCTGTGGTGACCGACCCTCCAGAGCCCCCACTTAGCCCCAAAGTCccgctggctgcctgcagctggtggGGCGTGGAGGTCGCAGGGGCTCAGCCtgccatgtccctgtccccccgaCCCACAGCGAGACACTCTTCTTCGAGATGGCAGACCGCCTGGCAGAGGACggctggagggagctgggctACAAGTACATCAACATCGATGACTGCTGGTCTGCCAAGCAGCGGGATGCGGCAGGACGGCTGGTTGCTGACCCCGAGAGGTTTCCCAGGGGGATTAAGGCCCTGGCTGACTATGTGAGTGCCTGCTGGGGATGGTGGGGGGGgcctccatgtccccatgccgCCTGGTTCCCGGGAGGCACCTCAGACCCTCTCGTCCCCTCCTtgcagctctcctctcctcGCAGGTCCATGCCCGGGGCCTGAAGCTGGGGATTTATGGCGACCTGGGCACCCTCACCTGCGGGGGCTACCCAGGCACCACGCTGGGCTATGTGGAGCAGGATGCCCAGACCTTTGCGGAGTGGGGTGTGGACATGCTGAAGCTGGATGGGTGCTACTCGTCGAGGGAGGAGCAGGCGGAGGGTAAAGGCTCCCCAGCTGGCTGGCGTTTTTCCCCTTGCTGCTTCGGTCAGGGCGGCTGGCCATCTGCAGAAACGCTTGGCCAGCTTCGGTTCTTCCCTTGCATCTCCTGTTGCAGCTCTTGGGCAAAGAGGAGGGAGTTTGGGTGCCCTAGAGCCGCTGTAAGGCAGGAGGCCAGGCTGGCCTGGGGTACCCCTGAGCGGGTGGGCTGTGGACACAAGCTGCTGCCAGCCATCTCCTTCACCAGTtgtcttctcctctccccaagGCTACCCAGAAATGGCGAGGGCCTTGAACTCCACAGGCCGCCCCATCGTCTACTCCTGCAGCTGGCCAGCATATCAGGGGGGGCTCCCCCCCAAGGTGAGGGTTGTCCCATCTGGTGGCTGTTTCCCGTGTCCCCTGTGCCCTGGGGGAGCTCTTGTTGGAGCTGCAGGAGCCGGGTGCTACACCCTGCTTATTGCTCTGCCCCTGGTAGGATGGGGCTGCAGGTCCCTGGAGGGGATGTGGCCTCCCTGCCAGGCATCTGGGGACGCTTGGGGTTCCCAGCATGACTAGGTGATGGGAGTTTGGGGGAAGAAGGCCCTGGGGCATGCCCTCTCCACCCCACTCAGCTGGTGTGGGGTTGATCCTGGCAGTCTGTCCTTCTGAGATGGGTCCTGTCTGGTTTAAGTGCTTGAAATAGGGTGTTCCTCCTAGTAATATTTCTTG encodes the following:
- the NAGA gene encoding alpha-N-acetylgalactosaminidase isoform X2, which translates into the protein MGPVVLSGLALALALPALALENGLALTPPMGWLAWERFRCNVDCRADPRNCISETLFFEMADRLAEDGWRELGYKYINIDDCWSAKQRDAAGRLVADPERFPRGIKALADYVHARGLKLGIYGDLGTLTCGGYPGTTLGYVEQDAQTFAEWGVDMLKLDGCYSSREEQAEGYPEMARALNSTGRPIVYSCSWPAYQGGLPPKLIIGNFGLSYEQSRSQMALWTVMAAPLLMSTDLRTISPSAKEILQNRLMIQINQDPLGIQGRRIVKEKSHIEVFLRPLSHAASALVFFSRRTDMPFLYTTSLAKLHFPEDAVYEVQDVYSGKIISGLKTGDSFSVVINPSGVVMWYLYPMALPAQPWHVVRQQAPSEGFHPVLL